A single window of Acanthopagrus latus isolate v.2019 chromosome 1, fAcaLat1.1, whole genome shotgun sequence DNA harbors:
- the fip1l1b gene encoding pre-mRNA 3'-end-processing factor FIP1 isoform X1, with translation MSAEEADKTTTTDASAGDEEEEWLYGDESESKDEDEEAKLNAAVSAPADASTEDAAAHATGNGVASETTGEAAGEDVDSDSDSDDDDDDVRVTIGDIKTGAPQYTTYGAPPVNLNIKTAGSRPYGQAKLKGVDLDAPGNINGVPVLEAEMESFEEKPWRKPGADLSDYFNYGFNEDTWKAYCEKQKRLRMGLEVSTVGSVTSKITVQQGRTGNEKDISSLPVHTSKPDFTSPVNLYKSAVTQVTRISPPQWTGPPVQDMSYYTKTSGTIDVIGGGTATISRVEGRRRHNLEGNNIQVIAEQSDAEPTPAKIPTFFPPGPIPPNIPPPPFLPPPPNVSAAPPLIPPPRLPITVPPPGFPPPPSGPPPAIIPTMDSGHPGGYDGRSLPPYPFPQGAYPPPMAGGVPPPWPTMIDNSKSWDYYPRRDDKREKERERPRERTHEREREREHSPSAMGYTSEEERYRYREYQERAYGERHRERASREKEERHRERRHREKEEGRHKSSRSSSSRRRHDSEEGDSHRRHKHKKSKRSKEGKEASEDIGADQENQEGME, from the exons ATGTCTGCGGAGGAAGCGGacaaaacaaccaccactgaTGCTAGCGctggagacgaggaggaggaatggCTGTATGGag ATGAGTCTGAGAGCAAAGATGAAGACGAAGAGGCCAAACTGAATGCTGCAGTCAG TGCACCTGCTGACGCTTCGACAGAGGATGCTGCTGCACACGCTACAGGGAATGGAGTGGCCTCTGAG ACCAcaggtgaagctgcaggtgaggaTGTTGACAGTGACAGCGACAGtgatgacgacgacgatgatgtCCGCGTCACCATTGGAGACATTAAAACCGGAGCACCACAATACAC aACTTATGGAGctccacctgtcaatctcaaTATTAAGACAGCAGGCTCGAGACCATATGGACAAG CAAAGCTGAAGGGAGTGGATCTGGATGCTCCTGGGAACATAAATGGGGTTCCAGTGCTGGAGGCGGAAATGGAGTCCTTTGAAGAGAAACCCTGGAGGAAGccag gagcGGATCTGTCAGACTACTTTAACTACGGCTTCAATGAAGACACGTGGAAGGCTtactgtgaaaaacagaagaggttGCGTATGGGCCTGGAGGTGTCGACTGTCGGCTCAGTGACGAGCAAGATCACT gttCAGCAGGGAAGGACAGGTAATGAGAAGGACATATCCAGTTTGCCCGTTCACACCTCTAAGCCAGACTTCACATCTCCTGTCAACCTGTACAAGTCTGCTGTCACTCAGGTCACCAG GATCTCTCCCCCTCAGTGGACTGGCCCGCCTGTTCAGGACATGTCCTATTATAC GAAGACGAGCGGCACTATAGATGTTATCGGTGGGGGGACGGCCACCATCAGCAGGGTTGAAGGGCGACGCAGACACAATCTGGAGGGCAACAATATCCAG GTGATTGCTGAACAGTCAGATGCTGAGCCGACTCCAGCTAAGATCCCTACCTTCTTCCCTCCTGGACCAATTCCTCCAAACATACCGCcacctcctttcctccctccaccacccaATGTCAGCGCTGCACCCCCACTCATTCCTCCGCCCA GATTGCCCATTACTGTCCCCCCTCCtggttttcctcctccacctaGTGGGCCCCCTCCTGCTATTATCCCCACTATGGACAG TGGTCACCCTGGAGGTTATGATGGACGGTCTCTCCCTCCTTACCCGTTCCCTCAAG GTGCCTACCCCCCACCCATGGCTGGAGGTGTGCCTCCTCCATGGCCCACCATGATAGACAACTCCAAATCCTGGGACTACTATCCCCGCCGAgatgacaagagagaaaaggagagggaacGGCCCCGAGAGAGGACGCatgagcgggagagagagagggaacacagCCCTTCAGCTATGGGCTACACCAG TGAGGAGGAGCGATATCGTTACCGTGAGTACCAGGAGCGAGCTTACGGAGAGAGACATCGGGAGCGAGCAAGCcgagagaaggaggaaagacacagagagaggcggcatcgagagaaagaggagggtcGCCACAAGTCCTCTCGCAG CAGCAGTAGCAGGAGGAGGCATGACAGCGAAGAGGGCGACAGCCACCGgaggcacaaacacaagaaaagcaaGAGGAGCAAGGAAGGCAAAGAGGCCAGTGAGGATATCGGAGCAGACCAAGAGAACCAGGAGGGCATGGAGTAG
- the fip1l1b gene encoding pre-mRNA 3'-end-processing factor FIP1 isoform X3, producing the protein MSAEEADKTTTTDASAGDEEEEWLYGDESESKDEDEEAKLNAAVSAPADASTEDAAAHATGNGVASETTGEAAGEDVDSDSDSDDDDDDVRVTIGDIKTGAPQYTTYGAPPVNLNIKTAGSRPYGQAKLKGVDLDAPGNINGVPVLEAEMESFEEKPWRKPGADLSDYFNYGFNEDTWKAYCEKQKRLRMGLEVSTVGSVTSKITVQQGRTGNEKDISSLPVHTSKPDFTSPVNLYKSAVTQVTRKTSGTIDVIGGGTATISRVEGRRRHNLEGNNIQVIAEQSDAEPTPAKIPTFFPPGPIPPNIPPPPFLPPPPNVSAAPPLIPPPRLPITVPPPGFPPPPSGPPPAIIPTMDSGHPGGYDGRSLPPYPFPQGAYPPPMAGGVPPPWPTMIDNSKSWDYYPRRDDKREKERERPRERTHEREREREHSPSAMGYTSEEERYRYREYQERAYGERHRERASREKEERHRERRHREKEEGRHKSSRSSSSRRRHDSEEGDSHRRHKHKKSKRSKEGKEASEDIGADQENQEGME; encoded by the exons ATGTCTGCGGAGGAAGCGGacaaaacaaccaccactgaTGCTAGCGctggagacgaggaggaggaatggCTGTATGGag ATGAGTCTGAGAGCAAAGATGAAGACGAAGAGGCCAAACTGAATGCTGCAGTCAG TGCACCTGCTGACGCTTCGACAGAGGATGCTGCTGCACACGCTACAGGGAATGGAGTGGCCTCTGAG ACCAcaggtgaagctgcaggtgaggaTGTTGACAGTGACAGCGACAGtgatgacgacgacgatgatgtCCGCGTCACCATTGGAGACATTAAAACCGGAGCACCACAATACAC aACTTATGGAGctccacctgtcaatctcaaTATTAAGACAGCAGGCTCGAGACCATATGGACAAG CAAAGCTGAAGGGAGTGGATCTGGATGCTCCTGGGAACATAAATGGGGTTCCAGTGCTGGAGGCGGAAATGGAGTCCTTTGAAGAGAAACCCTGGAGGAAGccag gagcGGATCTGTCAGACTACTTTAACTACGGCTTCAATGAAGACACGTGGAAGGCTtactgtgaaaaacagaagaggttGCGTATGGGCCTGGAGGTGTCGACTGTCGGCTCAGTGACGAGCAAGATCACT gttCAGCAGGGAAGGACAGGTAATGAGAAGGACATATCCAGTTTGCCCGTTCACACCTCTAAGCCAGACTTCACATCTCCTGTCAACCTGTACAAGTCTGCTGTCACTCAGGTCACCAG GAAGACGAGCGGCACTATAGATGTTATCGGTGGGGGGACGGCCACCATCAGCAGGGTTGAAGGGCGACGCAGACACAATCTGGAGGGCAACAATATCCAG GTGATTGCTGAACAGTCAGATGCTGAGCCGACTCCAGCTAAGATCCCTACCTTCTTCCCTCCTGGACCAATTCCTCCAAACATACCGCcacctcctttcctccctccaccacccaATGTCAGCGCTGCACCCCCACTCATTCCTCCGCCCA GATTGCCCATTACTGTCCCCCCTCCtggttttcctcctccacctaGTGGGCCCCCTCCTGCTATTATCCCCACTATGGACAG TGGTCACCCTGGAGGTTATGATGGACGGTCTCTCCCTCCTTACCCGTTCCCTCAAG GTGCCTACCCCCCACCCATGGCTGGAGGTGTGCCTCCTCCATGGCCCACCATGATAGACAACTCCAAATCCTGGGACTACTATCCCCGCCGAgatgacaagagagaaaaggagagggaacGGCCCCGAGAGAGGACGCatgagcgggagagagagagggaacacagCCCTTCAGCTATGGGCTACACCAG TGAGGAGGAGCGATATCGTTACCGTGAGTACCAGGAGCGAGCTTACGGAGAGAGACATCGGGAGCGAGCAAGCcgagagaaggaggaaagacacagagagaggcggcatcgagagaaagaggagggtcGCCACAAGTCCTCTCGCAG CAGCAGTAGCAGGAGGAGGCATGACAGCGAAGAGGGCGACAGCCACCGgaggcacaaacacaagaaaagcaaGAGGAGCAAGGAAGGCAAAGAGGCCAGTGAGGATATCGGAGCAGACCAAGAGAACCAGGAGGGCATGGAGTAG
- the fip1l1b gene encoding pre-mRNA 3'-end-processing factor FIP1 isoform X4, which yields MSAEEADKTTTTDASAGDEEEEWLYGDESESKDEDEEAKLNAAVSAPADASTEDAAAHATGNGVASETTGEAAGEDVDSDSDSDDDDDDVRVTIGDIKTGAPQYTTYGAPPVNLNIKTAGSRPYGQAKLKGVDLDAPGNINGVPVLEAEMESFEEKPWRKPGADLSDYFNYGFNEDTWKAYCEKQKRLRMGLEVSTVGSVTSKITVQQGRTGNEKDISSLPVHTSKPDFTSPVNLYKSAVTQVTRKTSGTIDVIGGGTATISRVEGRRRHNLEGNNIQVIAEQSDAEPTPAKIPTFFPPGPIPPNIPPPPFLPPPPNVSAAPPLIPPPRLPITVPPPGFPPPPSGPPPAIIPTMDSGHPGGYDGRSLPPYPFPQGAYPPPMAGGVPPPWPTMIDNSKSWDYYPRRDDKREKERERPRERTHEREREREHSPSAMGYTSEEERYRYREYQERAYGERHRERASREKEERHRERRHREKEEGRHKSSRSSSRRRHDSEEGDSHRRHKHKKSKRSKEGKEASEDIGADQENQEGME from the exons ATGTCTGCGGAGGAAGCGGacaaaacaaccaccactgaTGCTAGCGctggagacgaggaggaggaatggCTGTATGGag ATGAGTCTGAGAGCAAAGATGAAGACGAAGAGGCCAAACTGAATGCTGCAGTCAG TGCACCTGCTGACGCTTCGACAGAGGATGCTGCTGCACACGCTACAGGGAATGGAGTGGCCTCTGAG ACCAcaggtgaagctgcaggtgaggaTGTTGACAGTGACAGCGACAGtgatgacgacgacgatgatgtCCGCGTCACCATTGGAGACATTAAAACCGGAGCACCACAATACAC aACTTATGGAGctccacctgtcaatctcaaTATTAAGACAGCAGGCTCGAGACCATATGGACAAG CAAAGCTGAAGGGAGTGGATCTGGATGCTCCTGGGAACATAAATGGGGTTCCAGTGCTGGAGGCGGAAATGGAGTCCTTTGAAGAGAAACCCTGGAGGAAGccag gagcGGATCTGTCAGACTACTTTAACTACGGCTTCAATGAAGACACGTGGAAGGCTtactgtgaaaaacagaagaggttGCGTATGGGCCTGGAGGTGTCGACTGTCGGCTCAGTGACGAGCAAGATCACT gttCAGCAGGGAAGGACAGGTAATGAGAAGGACATATCCAGTTTGCCCGTTCACACCTCTAAGCCAGACTTCACATCTCCTGTCAACCTGTACAAGTCTGCTGTCACTCAGGTCACCAG GAAGACGAGCGGCACTATAGATGTTATCGGTGGGGGGACGGCCACCATCAGCAGGGTTGAAGGGCGACGCAGACACAATCTGGAGGGCAACAATATCCAG GTGATTGCTGAACAGTCAGATGCTGAGCCGACTCCAGCTAAGATCCCTACCTTCTTCCCTCCTGGACCAATTCCTCCAAACATACCGCcacctcctttcctccctccaccacccaATGTCAGCGCTGCACCCCCACTCATTCCTCCGCCCA GATTGCCCATTACTGTCCCCCCTCCtggttttcctcctccacctaGTGGGCCCCCTCCTGCTATTATCCCCACTATGGACAG TGGTCACCCTGGAGGTTATGATGGACGGTCTCTCCCTCCTTACCCGTTCCCTCAAG GTGCCTACCCCCCACCCATGGCTGGAGGTGTGCCTCCTCCATGGCCCACCATGATAGACAACTCCAAATCCTGGGACTACTATCCCCGCCGAgatgacaagagagaaaaggagagggaacGGCCCCGAGAGAGGACGCatgagcgggagagagagagggaacacagCCCTTCAGCTATGGGCTACACCAG TGAGGAGGAGCGATATCGTTACCGTGAGTACCAGGAGCGAGCTTACGGAGAGAGACATCGGGAGCGAGCAAGCcgagagaaggaggaaagacacagagagaggcggcatcgagagaaagaggagggtcGCCACAAGTCCTCTCGCAG CAGTAGCAGGAGGAGGCATGACAGCGAAGAGGGCGACAGCCACCGgaggcacaaacacaagaaaagcaaGAGGAGCAAGGAAGGCAAAGAGGCCAGTGAGGATATCGGAGCAGACCAAGAGAACCAGGAGGGCATGGAGTAG
- the fip1l1b gene encoding pre-mRNA 3'-end-processing factor FIP1 isoform X2, with protein MSAEEADKTTTTDASAGDEEEEWLYGDESESKDEDEEAKLNAAVSAPADASTEDAAAHATGNGVASETTGEAAGEDVDSDSDSDDDDDDVRVTIGDIKTGAPQYTTYGAPPVNLNIKTAGSRPYGQAKLKGVDLDAPGNINGVPVLEAEMESFEEKPWRKPGADLSDYFNYGFNEDTWKAYCEKQKRLRMGLEVSTVGSVTSKITVQQGRTGNEKDISSLPVHTSKPDFTSPVNLYKSAVTQVTRISPPQWTGPPVQDMSYYTKTSGTIDVIGGGTATISRVEGRRRHNLEGNNIQVIAEQSDAEPTPAKIPTFFPPGPIPPNIPPPPFLPPPPNVSAAPPLIPPPRLPITVPPPGFPPPPSGPPPAIIPTMDSGHPGGYDGRSLPPYPFPQGAYPPPMAGGVPPPWPTMIDNSKSWDYYPRRDDKREKERERPRERTHEREREREHSPSAMGYTSEEERYRYREYQERAYGERHRERASREKEERHRERRHREKEEGRHKSSRSSSRRRHDSEEGDSHRRHKHKKSKRSKEGKEASEDIGADQENQEGME; from the exons ATGTCTGCGGAGGAAGCGGacaaaacaaccaccactgaTGCTAGCGctggagacgaggaggaggaatggCTGTATGGag ATGAGTCTGAGAGCAAAGATGAAGACGAAGAGGCCAAACTGAATGCTGCAGTCAG TGCACCTGCTGACGCTTCGACAGAGGATGCTGCTGCACACGCTACAGGGAATGGAGTGGCCTCTGAG ACCAcaggtgaagctgcaggtgaggaTGTTGACAGTGACAGCGACAGtgatgacgacgacgatgatgtCCGCGTCACCATTGGAGACATTAAAACCGGAGCACCACAATACAC aACTTATGGAGctccacctgtcaatctcaaTATTAAGACAGCAGGCTCGAGACCATATGGACAAG CAAAGCTGAAGGGAGTGGATCTGGATGCTCCTGGGAACATAAATGGGGTTCCAGTGCTGGAGGCGGAAATGGAGTCCTTTGAAGAGAAACCCTGGAGGAAGccag gagcGGATCTGTCAGACTACTTTAACTACGGCTTCAATGAAGACACGTGGAAGGCTtactgtgaaaaacagaagaggttGCGTATGGGCCTGGAGGTGTCGACTGTCGGCTCAGTGACGAGCAAGATCACT gttCAGCAGGGAAGGACAGGTAATGAGAAGGACATATCCAGTTTGCCCGTTCACACCTCTAAGCCAGACTTCACATCTCCTGTCAACCTGTACAAGTCTGCTGTCACTCAGGTCACCAG GATCTCTCCCCCTCAGTGGACTGGCCCGCCTGTTCAGGACATGTCCTATTATAC GAAGACGAGCGGCACTATAGATGTTATCGGTGGGGGGACGGCCACCATCAGCAGGGTTGAAGGGCGACGCAGACACAATCTGGAGGGCAACAATATCCAG GTGATTGCTGAACAGTCAGATGCTGAGCCGACTCCAGCTAAGATCCCTACCTTCTTCCCTCCTGGACCAATTCCTCCAAACATACCGCcacctcctttcctccctccaccacccaATGTCAGCGCTGCACCCCCACTCATTCCTCCGCCCA GATTGCCCATTACTGTCCCCCCTCCtggttttcctcctccacctaGTGGGCCCCCTCCTGCTATTATCCCCACTATGGACAG TGGTCACCCTGGAGGTTATGATGGACGGTCTCTCCCTCCTTACCCGTTCCCTCAAG GTGCCTACCCCCCACCCATGGCTGGAGGTGTGCCTCCTCCATGGCCCACCATGATAGACAACTCCAAATCCTGGGACTACTATCCCCGCCGAgatgacaagagagaaaaggagagggaacGGCCCCGAGAGAGGACGCatgagcgggagagagagagggaacacagCCCTTCAGCTATGGGCTACACCAG TGAGGAGGAGCGATATCGTTACCGTGAGTACCAGGAGCGAGCTTACGGAGAGAGACATCGGGAGCGAGCAAGCcgagagaaggaggaaagacacagagagaggcggcatcgagagaaagaggagggtcGCCACAAGTCCTCTCGCAG CAGTAGCAGGAGGAGGCATGACAGCGAAGAGGGCGACAGCCACCGgaggcacaaacacaagaaaagcaaGAGGAGCAAGGAAGGCAAAGAGGCCAGTGAGGATATCGGAGCAGACCAAGAGAACCAGGAGGGCATGGAGTAG